From a single Entelurus aequoreus isolate RoL-2023_Sb linkage group LG12, RoL_Eaeq_v1.1, whole genome shotgun sequence genomic region:
- the LOC133662932 gene encoding DENN domain-containing protein 11-like, whose amino-acid sequence MVERSDRAPLLDWEEVPSRGGADGQDRLSSPSAPGRLGWSSGASSSDRSASNPPATSITQAGTDDAPHPDRARHPSDSGAGDVPLEERMLSWEEEKDQKMLSWEEEKDHIVSVFVVAFNTRTGNMLEWCLPTDMDLEGVEFKAIASGSHRVTTDFIYFRKGRYFGLACFANMAVENPAERGARMKSVGILSPSYTLLYRYMSFLEHQVRLQLQSPGHYSPLEAFYQDKRALLPPSGDDLVTACPVDAWGSAINHSMHPEMKITHPAGCMSQFIRFFGEQIMVLWKLALLRRRILIFSPPPVGVVCYRVYCCCCLANVSIPGVGVAVPELRPFFYVNVADIGALENELSYVACTTEKILEEKRDLYDVYVDNQNVKTCREGLKPLLRLTNADREKYRKLTEQRKMLLYSQEENGDCVSSEEDLFILFFLEQNNRIFQTLSEVAGTPDPTLTPENVRAMGLDPHGDRLFLLHLLEIYGYDTLLMSDQLCCS is encoded by the exons ATGGTGGAGCGGTCGGACCGAGCCCCTCTGCTGGACTGGGAGGAGGTTCCGTCCCGCGGTGGCGCAGACGGACAAGACCGACTCTCCAGCCCCTCGGCGCCGGGAAGGCTCGGGTGGAGCAGCGGTGCCTCTTCTTCCGACAGGTCCGCCTCTAACCCGCCCGCCACCTCCATCACCCAGGCGGGCACGGATGACGCGCCACACCCGGACAGGGCGCGGCATCCCTCGGATTCAGGAGCGGGGGACGTGCCGCTGGAGGAGAGGATGCTGAGCTGGGAGGAGGAGAAGGACCAGAAGATGCTGAGCTGGGAGGAGGAGAAGGACCACATCGTGTCCGTCTTCGTGGTGGCCTTCAACACCAGGACAG gcaaCATGCTGGAGTGGTGTCTCCCCACAGACATGGACCTGGAAGGCGTGGAGTTCAAAGCCATTGCCAGTGGATCCCACAGAGTCACCACAGACTTCAT CTACTTCCGCAAGGGCCGCTACTTCGGCCTGGCCTGCTTCGCCAACATGGCGGTGGAGAACCCGGCGGAGCGCGGCGCAAGGATGAAGTCGGTGGGGATCCTGTCACCTTCGTACACTTTGCTTTATCGCTACATGAGCTTCCTGGAGCACCAGGTCAG GCTCCAGCTTCAGTCCCCGGGACATTACTCGCCCCTGGAGGCCTTCTACCAGGACAAGAGGGCGCTGCTGCCCCCTAGCGGCGACGACCTTGTAACTGCGTGCCCTGTGGACGCCTGGGGGAGCGCCATCAACCACAGCATGCACCCGGAAATGAAG ATCACACACCCGGCCGGCTGCATGTCCCAGTTCATCCGCTTCTTCGGGGAGCAGATCATGGTCCTCTGGAAGCTGGCGCTCCTCCGGAGGCGGATCCTCATCTTCTCGCCTCCGCCCGTGGGCGTGGTCTGCTACAGAG TGTACTGCTGCTGCTGCCTGGCCAACGTCTCCATCCCGGGGGTGGGCGTGGCCGTGCCCGAGCTCCGCCCCTTCTTCTACGTCAACGTGGCCGACATCGGCGCCCTGGAGAACGAGCTGTCCTACGTGGCAT GCACCACGGAGAAGATCCTGGAGGAGAAGCGAGACCTGTACGACGTCTACGTGGACAACCAGAACGTCAAGACCTGCAGGGAAGGCCTGAAGCCGCTGCTGCGCCTCACcaacgccgacagggagaagtacCGCAAGCTCACCGAGCAGAG GAAGATGCTGCTGTACTCTCAGGAGGAGAACGGCGACTGCGTGTCCAGCGAAGAAGATTTGTTCATTCT gTTTTTCTTGGAGCAGAACAACAGGATTTTCCAAACCCTGAGCGAGGTGGCGGGGACTCCGGACCCCACTCTGACCCCGGAGAATGTGAGGGCCATGGGCCTGGACCCTCACGGGGACAGGCTCTTCCTGCTCCACCTGTTGGAGATCTACGGCTATGACACCCTGCTGATGTCTGACCAGCTCTGCTGCAGCTGA